A region from the Brassica napus cultivar Da-Ae chromosome C8, Da-Ae, whole genome shotgun sequence genome encodes:
- the LOC106345658 gene encoding UDP-glycosyltransferase 90A2-like, whose product MSPSILDSVFKNKLLSEVKSETEAVAVPEFPWIKVRKCDFVEDMFDTKPTTDPGFELILDQCASMSQSQGIIFNTFDDLEPVFIDFYKRTRELKPWALGPLCLGKNSLEDEGEEKVKSVWMKWLDEKRDKGCYVLYVAFGSQAEISREQVEEIASGLEESKVNFLWVVKGNEIGKGFEERVGERGMVVKDEWVDQRKILEHESVRGFLSHCGWNSLMESICAEVPILAFPVAAELPLNAMLVVEELRVAERVVAASDGAVRRGEVAEKVKELMEGEKGKELRRNVEVYGKKAKKALEEGVGSSWKNLKNLINEFCNNMGT is encoded by the exons ATGTCCCCCTCTATATTGGACAGTGTTTTTAAAAACAAGCTTTTATCTGAGGTTAAGTCCGAGACGGAGGCTGTTGCTGTACCGGAGTTTCCGTGGATTAAGGTTAGAAAATGTGATTTTGTTGAAGATATGTTTGATACAAAACCCACCACGGATCCTGGATTCGAGCTTATCCTTGATCAATGCGCGTCTATGAGTCAGAGTCAAGGTATCATATTCAACACGTTCGATGATCTTGAACCGGTGTTTATAGATTTCTATAAACGTACACGCGAGCTCAAGCCATGGGCACTTGGACCGCTTTGTCTTGGAAAAAACTC CTTGGAGGATGAGGGAGAAGAGAAGGTGAAATCTGTTTGGATGAAATGGCTTGATGAAAAGCGAGACAAGGGATGCTACGTTCTCTACGTGGCTTTTGGGTCACAAGCCGAGATTTCGAGAGAACAAGTAGAGGAAATTGCGTCAGGGTTGGAAGAATCAAAGGTGAACTTTCTGTGGGTGGTGAAAGGAAACGAAATAGGAAAAGGGTTTGAAGAGAGAGTGGGAGAGAGAGGAATGGTGGTGAAAGATGAATGGGTTGATCAAAGGAAGATACTAGAGCACGAGAGTGTAAGAGGGTTCTTGAGCCACTGTGGGTGGAACTCTCTGATGGAGAGCATTTGCGCTGAGGTTCCAATCTTGGCGTTTCCTGTAGCAGCCGAGCTACCTTTGAATGCGATGTTGGTGGTGGAAGAGCTGAGAGTGGCGGAGAGAGTGGTGGCGGCGAGTGATGGAGCTGTGAGAAGAGGAGAGGTTGCAGAGAAAGTGAAGGAGTTGATGGAGGGAGAGAAAGGGAAAGAGCTGAGGAGGAATGTTGAAGTATATGGCAAGAAGGCGAAGAAGGCTTTGGAGGAAGGTGTTGGCTCTTCTTGGAAGAATTTGAAAAACctaatcaatgagttttgtaaCAATATGGGAACATGA